The Streptomyces sp. NBC_00306 sequence CCCGGAGCGCCGCCGCCGGTACGCCGATCCGCCCCGCCAGCTGGTCCAGGCTCCACGCCGTGTGCACGGCACCGGACGCGTACCAGGAGTCCGGGAGGACGAAGGTGGGCGCGATGTCCTTGAACAGATACCGGTTGCGGTAGTTCTGGTCGACCACCAGCCACGCCGGGATGTCCGGTGAGCTCGCGTTGCGCTCGTACATGACGTGGACGACATCGCTGTAAGGCGCCGCCTCGTTGACGAACCGCGCCCCGGCCTGGTTGACCAGGAGACTGCCCGGCAGGGTGCGTTCGGCCAGGCAGAAGTACGGTTCGCCCGGCAGCGGGATCGCCGGCCCCCACCAGGCGTCGTCCATCAGGGCGAGCGCCCCTCCTGCCCGTTCACCCGCCCGGATCCCGTCACCCGTGTTCTCCTTGGCGCCCACCGTCCAGTCGGTGCCGATCGGCTGCTGCTGATAGCGGTCGCGCATCGCCGCGTTGTGCTCGAAGCCGCCCGACCCGACGACGACCGCGCGCCGGGCCCGGACGAGCCCGGGTGCGCCGCCGCGTGTCACGACCGCGCCGGTGACCCGGCCGTTCTCCATGTGCAGATCGGAGAGCGGGGTGCTCAGCCACACCGGTACCCCCGCGCTCATCAACCCGGCCCGCAGTCCGCCCGCCAGTGCCTGGCCCATGGTGAGCGGCCGCTGTCCGAGCAGGGCGGCCCGGGTCCCGCGGGCCAGGCACTCGGCCGCGACGGCGGCACCCTTGATGCTGACGGTGGCGAGGGCGATCCACTTGTAGTCGGCGCTGAAGACGACCATCCCGGCGGGGACGGGGAGGTAGGGAGCGTTCAGCCGGCTCAGCTCCGCGCCGAGGATGTTGCCGTCCAACTGAGCGGGCTCGATGGACCGTCCCACCGACAGTCCGCCGGGCAGCTCGGGGTAGTAGTCGCTGTAGCCCTCCATCCAGCGGAATCGCAACGGGCTGTTGGCCATCACGAACGAGATCATGGACGGTCCGTGCGCGAGGAACGCCTGTTGCCGGTCGGCGCCGACCTCGTCCCCCACGACGGCGGCCAGGTAGGCCGTGGCCTTCTGCGGGGTGTCGGGCACACCCGCGGCGAGCGTCACCGGATTGTTCGGAATCCAGATCCCCGCGCCGGACCGGGCCGCCGAACCCCCGTACGTGGGCGCCTTCTCCACGACCACACAGCTCAGCCCGCGACGCGCGGCGGTGAGCGCGGCGGTCATCCCGGCCGCACCGGAGCCGACCACGACGACGTCGTACGTCCCGAGGAGAGGCGGCTGCGCCGCGTGGGCGGAGGCCGCCGGCAGACCGGTGGCGACGACGAGCCCCGCGCCGGCGGCCCCGAGGACATGGCGGCGCGAGGGTCCGATGGTGTCCGGTACCGGCGTGATCTCGGGCATGGTGAGTCGCTCCAGTGGGGTGACGGGGGCGGTGCGGCGCCATGCTGATGGGTCGTCAGAGAAGGTCGCGCGGGGGTCTTGTGAAGTCAAGAGGCCCGCGGCCGGTGCCCTGCCTCGGTCACACGGGCGGTTCGGCGGCCTCCGTCGGATCCACCACACCGGGCACGAACTCGGGATTGACCGTGTCGAAGTACACGCTGTTCGTGCCGAGATCGAAGTGGAACCGGCCCCGGTAGACCGCCTGCGTGATGTGCCGGTCGTAGCGCGGGCTGGTCAGCCACCGTGCGTGCTCGGGCAGAAACCTCTCCAGGGCCGTGGGCGCGGGCTCCGGGACCCCGGGGGAGAAGCCGTACGCGGTCAGGCCGACGACGGCCGCGGCTCTGCCCGCCGGTAGCCGGGCGATGCCGACCACCCGGATCTGCGGATCGGGTTCGGGGACGGACGCACGTCCGTGGCGGTTCGGGTTGAAGCCGAGCCAGTGAGGATCGGACAGCTGCCCGATGGAGGTGAACCGCCGTCGGAGCGGGGCCGTGTCCGTGCGCACTGTCTCCCGGTCCGCCCGGGAGGGGTCGTCATCGGTGGCCGCGTAGATGCCGGTACCGCCGCCGACGACAGTGAGGCCGCCCAGAAGGAGCCAGCCGCGGCGGCTCAGCGAGATCGACACCGTCATGGCCCCCGTTCGTTCGACGGCAGATCCTAGCCCTCGTCAGCCCACGTGCACCCGCGGCCTGCGCGCCGGGTCCGGTTCCGCACGGCGCAGGATCTCGCGTGTTACCGGTGCCACCTCGCCGCTGCCGAAGACGAGGAAGCGGAACAGCTGGCCGATCGGGCCGCCTTCCGTCCAGGTGAAGTACGCGTGGGGGACCCGGCCCGTTCTGTCGCGCAGCGACATCAGCACCGCGGCGACCGTGTTGGGCACGGTCGTGCCCTCCACCCGCAGCCGGCGCACGCCGTGCTTCTCGTCGCCATGGACGATCAGGTCGGCGCTGAAGTCGGAGGAGTCCTTCACGAACGCCTCCAGGAAGAGGACCTGCCGTCCGAGCGGGATGGGGGTCTCCTCGCGCTGGCTCCGTTCCTTCTCGCGGTAGGCGGCCGTGCTGTGTTCCTGCGGCTCGTTGGCGATGAGCTGGAGCGGCCCCTCGGCGGCCGCCTCGTCGATGAACTGCGCCGCCCTGCCGTCGAAGACGACCTCGACCGCACGCAGCTCGAAGGCGCGGCGGACGCGGGAGACGAAGGACGTCACCATGATCGCGAAGATGAACAGCAGCGCGATCTTGATGCCGTCGGGCCGTTCGATGATGTTGGCGACCAGCGTGTACGCGAAGACGGCGGTGATCGTCCCGAATCCGATCGCGGCCCGCCGGCGGCCGCTGCGGTGCACCGCGACCGTCGAGGCGAAGGCCGCCGACAGCATGAGGACCAGCACGCCGGTGGCGTACGCGCCGCTCTGCTTGTCGACGTTCGCGTCGAAGTACACCGTGATCAGCACGGCGATCGCCATGAAGACCAGGACGAGGGGCCGCACCGCACGTGCCCATTCGGGCGCCATGCCGTAGCGGGGCAGGAACCGCGGTACGAGGTTCAGCAGCCCGGCCAGCGCGGACGCTCCGGCGAACCACAGGATGCAGATGGTGGAGAGGTCGTAGACCGTGCCGAAGACCTCGCCCAGATTCTCGTGCGCCAGATAGGCGAGCGCCCGCCCGTTCGCCGGACCGCCGGCCTGGAACGCCTCCTGCGGGATCAGCAGGGTGGTGGCCAGGCTGGACAGCAGAAGGAAGCAGCACATCGTCAGCGCGGCCGTGGTCAGCAGCTTGCGGGTGTCGCGGATCCGGCCGGCCGGATTCCGGTACGTGTCGCCGGGACCGCCCTTGATCTGCGGCATCACCGCCACGCCGGTCTCGAAGCCGGACATGCCGAGCGCCAGCTTCGGGAACACCAGCAGTGCCACACCGATCATGGCCAGGGGAGAGGAGTGCTCGGCGGTCATGCCGCTCCACCAGTCGCCGATCACCACGGGCTTCCCGATCACCTGCCAGGCGGCGGAGACCAGCACCACCAGATTGAGCCCGAGATACGCGGCCACGAGGGGGACCGCGATGCCGATCGCCTCGTGAAAGCCCCGGAGGAAGACGGCACCCAGCAGTCCGATGAGGATCAGGGTGATCCAGATGCCCGAGTTGTGCATCCAGTGCGGCGCGAACGGGTTCTCCACCACGTGCGCCGCGGCGTCGGCGGCCGAAAGAGTGATGGTGATGACGAAGTCGGTGGCCGCGAAACCCAGCAGCACCAGGACCAACAGCTTCCCTGACCACCATGTCAGGAGCCGCTCCAGCATCGCGATCGAGCCCTCGCCGTGCGGTGACTCCTTGGCCACCCGCCGGTAGACGGGCAGGGCGCCGAACAGGGTCAGCGCCAGCAGGACGAGGGTCGCGATCGGGGACAGCAGCCCCGCGGCGAGCGCCGCGATACCGGGCTGGTAGCCCAGGGTCGAGAAGTAGTCCACGCCGCTGAGGCACATGACGCGCCACCAGGGATTGCCCGGGTGGTCGGGCGGCGGTTCGCCGTGCGGCGCGGGGTACCGGGCCGCCTGTTCGCTGCCCTGGAGCAGCCACGTACGCCAGCGTCGCTTCCCCACCCGCCGTCGGGGCCCGGTCTCGGTCTGCGCGCCGGTCATGGGCCTCCTCACCTTCGTCGCGTGCGCGGACAGCGAGCCCATCGTCGCCCGGGGGCCGGGCGTCGGCAGCCCGCGTGAGGGCCGTTCAGTGGGCGTACGTCGGCGGCGGGCGGGCGAACCGTCGACAGCCGGTCC is a genomic window containing:
- the kstD gene encoding 3-oxosteroid 1-dehydrogenase: MPEITPVPDTIGPSRRHVLGAAGAGLVVATGLPAASAHAAQPPLLGTYDVVVVGSGAAGMTAALTAARRGLSCVVVEKAPTYGGSAARSGAGIWIPNNPVTLAAGVPDTPQKATAYLAAVVGDEVGADRQQAFLAHGPSMISFVMANSPLRFRWMEGYSDYYPELPGGLSVGRSIEPAQLDGNILGAELSRLNAPYLPVPAGMVVFSADYKWIALATVSIKGAAVAAECLARGTRAALLGQRPLTMGQALAGGLRAGLMSAGVPVWLSTPLSDLHMENGRVTGAVVTRGGAPGLVRARRAVVVGSGGFEHNAAMRDRYQQQPIGTDWTVGAKENTGDGIRAGERAGGALALMDDAWWGPAIPLPGEPYFCLAERTLPGSLLVNQAGARFVNEAAPYSDVVHVMYERNASSPDIPAWLVVDQNYRNRYLFKDIAPTFVLPDSWYASGAVHTAWSLDQLAGRIGVPAAALRATVNRFNSQARAGSDADFYRGDSAYDHYYTDPGIAPNSCLAPLWLPPFHAFRIVPGDLGTKGGLTTDARARVLRPDGSVIPGLYAAGNASAAVMGRSYAGAGSTIGPAMTFGYIAANDIADSP
- a CDS encoding amino acid transporter: MTGAQTETGPRRRVGKRRWRTWLLQGSEQAARYPAPHGEPPPDHPGNPWWRVMCLSGVDYFSTLGYQPGIAALAAGLLSPIATLVLLALTLFGALPVYRRVAKESPHGEGSIAMLERLLTWWSGKLLVLVLLGFAATDFVITITLSAADAAAHVVENPFAPHWMHNSGIWITLILIGLLGAVFLRGFHEAIGIAVPLVAAYLGLNLVVLVSAAWQVIGKPVVIGDWWSGMTAEHSSPLAMIGVALLVFPKLALGMSGFETGVAVMPQIKGGPGDTYRNPAGRIRDTRKLLTTAALTMCCFLLLSSLATTLLIPQEAFQAGGPANGRALAYLAHENLGEVFGTVYDLSTICILWFAGASALAGLLNLVPRFLPRYGMAPEWARAVRPLVLVFMAIAVLITVYFDANVDKQSGAYATGVLVLMLSAAFASTVAVHRSGRRRAAIGFGTITAVFAYTLVANIIERPDGIKIALLFIFAIMVTSFVSRVRRAFELRAVEVVFDGRAAQFIDEAAAEGPLQLIANEPQEHSTAAYREKERSQREETPIPLGRQVLFLEAFVKDSSDFSADLIVHGDEKHGVRRLRVEGTTVPNTVAAVLMSLRDRTGRVPHAYFTWTEGGPIGQLFRFLVFGSGEVAPVTREILRRAEPDPARRPRVHVG